From a region of the Eulemur rufifrons isolate Redbay chromosome 7, OSU_ERuf_1, whole genome shotgun sequence genome:
- the FAM240A gene encoding protein FAM240A: MTKGIGCSFLFQGMNNQYARREVFCRNTCHELKRFWEREIGKQTCYRESEEHRLGRSALRRLREEWKQRLETKLRLRNNPDDTEKRANVG; this comes from the exons ATGACGAAG GGGATCGGctgctcttttcttttccaggGGATGAACAATCAGTACGCCCGCCGGGAGGTCTTCTGCCGGAACACCTGTCACGAGCTCAAGCGCTTCTGGGAAAGGGAAATTGGCAAACAGACTTGCTACCGAGAGTCGGAGGAGCATCGTCTGGGAAGAAGTGCGCTGAGGAG GCTCCGAGAAGAATGGAAGCAGAGGCTAGAAACAAAGCTGAGGCTGCGGAACAATCCAGATGACACTGAAAAGCGGGCAAATGTTGGCTGA